Proteins encoded in a region of the Scatophagus argus isolate fScaArg1 chromosome 1, fScaArg1.pri, whole genome shotgun sequence genome:
- the pdcd7 gene encoding programmed cell death protein 7 has protein sequence MKNSYHHAPLDKPPVFKGAYLETPYTPSGTPSASYEPTPLAHTASRRTSSEGCDGHSYEIMSDFPAPSPGGEGFGGPRLVFPYGFDPSVFPLPLGCPPPGQFPTMVHPAPVNTYNNRGASVFQTYIQQLGSGPETTEYEPGSGQKQQQQHEYEVFSESGFPPLCKSPGTTTRGVDETALQRKQDQQWLRLFLEGRDKRISQTQQQHNCIHELRETLYRTTQLIPQLAQSCETLRSFVDQECVWTDSYLNSLNVKQELEDKLAVIDNWCLHSWRGKLSHLAKRRSRRMRARKLLQIGEKQRRAGISEKEAAIDKWRMEQKRQVEEKKKEHELKLAADAVLCEVKKKQADIKRMEDVLKSLEKLRRLRKDAASKKGIVTEQECDNTFSSHLEQLRCMLKRRTAVYSAEEKALMVMLEGELEEERKKDCEKQMKKEWERLLQRKHRVITMLFGDELPADSVLQPFTEFYTWAEHSLHALLQIRREWDMFVAPVDHPESSLVPQSWILPDPPSDQLWASALHTTDSD, from the exons ATGAAAAACTCATATCACCACGCTCCGTTAGACAAGCCTCCTGTCTTTAAAGGTGCTTATCTGGAGACACCGTACACCCCTAGCGGAACGCCGAGCGCCTCATATGAACCGACACCATTGGCCCACACTGCTTCACGGCGGACATCTTCAGAGGGATGTGACGGTCACTCGTACGAAATCATGAGCGATTTCCCCGCACCATCACCCGGAGGAGAGGGTTTCGGAGGGCCACGCCTTGTCTTTCCGTATGGATTCGACCCTTCAGTCTTCCCGCTTCCCCTTGGCTGCCCACCACCCGGACAGTTTCCCACCATGGTGCACCCCGCTCCGGTAAATACATACAATAACAGGGGAGCTTCAGTATTTCAAACATATATCCAGCAGCTTGGGTCCGGTCCTGAGACTACTGAGTATGAGCCGGGCTCCggtcagaaacaacaacagcaacatgaatATGAGGTTTTCTCTGAGAGTGGATTTCCCCCGCTGTGTAAGAGTCCGGGTACAACAACACGAGGTGTAGACGAAACAGCCCTTCAAAGGAAGCAGGATCAACAGTGGCTCAGACTATTTTTAGAGGGTAGAGATAAAAGAATCTCACagactcagcagcagcacaattGTATTCATGAGCTGAGAGAGACTTTGTACCGGACAACTCAGCTCATCCCACAACTTGCACAGTCCTGTGAAACCCTAAGAAGCTTCGTGGACCAAGAGTGTGTTTGGACAGACTCTTATTTGAATTCTTTAAATGTGAAGCAGGAACTAGAAGACAAACTTGCAGTCATTGACAACTGGTGTTTACATAGCTGGAGAGGTAAATTGTCCCATCTTGCTAAGAGAAGGTCCCGGCGAATGAGAGCTAGGAAACTATTGCAGATTGGGGAAAAACAGAGACGGGCGGGCATCTCTGAAAAAGAGGCTGCCATAGATAAATGGAGGATGGAGCAGAAACGCCAAgtggaagagaagaagaag GAGCATGAGCTGAAGCTGGCTGCAGATGCTGTTCTCtgtgaagtgaagaagaagcaggCAGATATAAAAAGGATGGAGGATGTCCTGAAATCTCTGGAGAAATTGCGCAGACTGAGGAAGGACGCAGCATCAAAGAAAG gtaTAGTCACTGAGCAAGAATGTGACAATACATTCAGCAGCCATTTAGAGCAACTTAGGTGTATGTtgaagaggaggacagcagtttactctgcagaggagaaagcTCTGATGGTGATGCTGGAAGGAGAGctagaggaagagaggaagaaagattgtgagaaacaaatgaagaagGAGTGGGAGAGACTGTtgcagaggaaacacagagtGATCACCATGTTGTTTGGAG ATGAGCTTCCTGCTGATTCTGTTCTGCAACCCTTTACAGAATTTTACACCTGGGCTGAACACTCATTGCATGCATTACTACAAATCAG gagAGAGTGGGATATGTTTGTGGCTCCAGTCGATCACCCTGAGAGTTCTCTTGTTCCTCAGAGCTGGATCTTACCAGACCCACCATCGGATCAGCTATGGGCCTCTGCTCTCCACACCACTGACAGTGACTGA